The following DNA comes from Phytohabitans rumicis.
CTGCGCGGTCGTGGCGGTGATGACCGACGTGCCGTACACCCGCAGCGCCGCGAAGACCTTGAGGTCGGCCTGGATGCCGGCGCCGCCACCCGAGTCCGAGCCGGCGATGGTGAGCGCGATCGGAGGTGTCATAGTCCCACCCCACCCCGCTCCGCAAGGGCCTCGACGGACTCCGTCGCACCGCGCAGGTCACGGACCACCGCCGCGGGATCCTCCGCCCGCATCACCGCGCCCATCACGGCCACACCGGCGGCCCCCGCGGCCACGCACGCGGCCGCGTTGGCGGGCGTGATGCCGCCCAGGGCCAGCACCGGAACGGGCGAGCGCGCGACCAGCTTCGCCAGCCCGTCAATTCCAAGCGGGGGCCGTATCCAGGCTTCGAGGGCGTGGGATAGACGGGCGAAACGACCGCGTATTGCTCTGTCGTAATCCGGGAGAGCTCGACGGCGTCGTGGCAGGAGCGACCGACGAGCGCCAGCTCCGGCGGCGGGTACGGCCCGGCCGCCGCCAAGTGCACCGCATCGCCACCCAACGGATCCGGTCCAGCCACGATCAAACCCGCGCCGACCACCGCGCGCAGGGCCGCCGCCAGCGCCGCGCGCTCATCGGGCGGCAGGTCTTTTTCCCTGAGTACGACGTACGCCGCCCCGCCTGCGAAAGCCGACTCGACCACCTCGACGAGCGACCGGCGCGCCTGACGACGGTCGGTCAGCACGACGATCACAGGTGGGGCCTTCCTTCGTCCGGAGTGGACGCCAACGCGTGGAACCGCTTGGGAATCCGCCCTGCACCGGCAGCCAGCCAGCCCGCCTCGACCGCGTGCCGCATCGCCGCCGCCATCCGCACCGGGTCGGCCGCCCGGGTGACCGCGCTGGCCAGCAACACCCCGTCGCAGCCCAGCTCCATGGCGAGCGCGGCGTCCGACGCGGTGCCGACGCCGGCGTCGAGGATGACCGGCACCCGCACCGACTGGCGGATCAGCCGGATGTGGTGGGGGTTGTTGATGCCCAGCCCCGATCCGATCGGCGCACCCGCCGGCATCACCGCGGCGCAGCCCGCGTCCGCCAGCCGTCGGGCCAGGATCGGATCGTCGGTGGTGTACGGCAGCACGGTGAACCCGTCGGCCACGAGCTGCTCGGCGGCGCGCATCAGCTCGACGGCGTCCGGCAGCAGCGTGCGCTCGTCGCCGATCACCTCCAGCTTGACCCACGGCGTCTCGAACGCCTCGCGGGCCAGGTGGGCGACCTTGACCGCCTCGGTCGCGGTGTAGCAGCCGGCCGTGTTCGGCAGCACCCGTACGCCGCGCCGGTCCAGCAGGTCGAGCAGCCCGCCGCTCATCGTCGCCGCGGTGTCCACCCGGCGCAGCGCCACGGTGACCAGCTCGGTCCCGCTCGCCACGATGGCCTTGTCGAGTACGTCCAGACTGGACGCTCCCCCGGTGCCCAGGATGAGCCGACTTCCGAAGTCGACGCCGGCGATGCGCATGCTCAACCCCCCTGCGCCGCGGTCAGCACCTCGATCTGGTCGCCATCCCGCAGCGCCGCCCCGGGCCAGCCGCTGCGCGGCACCACCTCGCCGTTGACCGCGACCGCCACGCCACGCTGCCGGTCGGTGACGGCGGTGACCGCCTCGGCCACGGTCGCCCCGTCCGGCAGGACTCGCGCGCTCCCGTTGACGACCACGTTCATGTGAACCTCGCGGGGGTGAAGGGGGCCAGCATCGGATCCGGCTCGCCGGTCTCGATCAGGTCGGCGATCAGGTCGGCGGTCACCGGGGTCAGCACGACCCCGTGCCGGTGGTGGCCGGTCGCGACGACCGTCCCGGGGCCGTGGAAGCCCAGGATGGGCATGTTGTCCGGGGTACCCGGGCGGTGGCCGGCGATGGCCTCGGCCAGCTCGTACTCGACCAGGTCCGGCACGAGGTCTGCGGCCGCGCGCAGCAGGTCGAGAACGGCTCCGGCGGTCACGAGGGTGTCGGTGCGCTCCTCCACGGTCGCCCGACCACCACCTCCCCGTCGAGTCGCGGCACGAGATACACGTGACGGCCATCGGCGTACCCGCGAATCACGTGCCGGAAGCCCGGCGGACGGCCATCGGGCGCGCGGAGGCGGAGGATCTGGCCCTTGACCGGGCGGACCGGCAGCCCGGTCAGGGCGGCCGAGCCGCAGCCGGCGGCGATGACAGTACTTCCCGCATTTTCCCGGTGACGGCCGATTTTCGTGCCGGCGGCGAGCGCGGCCCGGCGCAGCGCGGGCACCAGCCTGCGCGGATCGACCTGGTGGTCGTCGGTGAACGCGCCGCCGCGCACCCGCGGCGACAGCAGGGGCTCGACGTCCCTCGGTCGCACCTTCTCCACGCGCAACCCCAGATCACGCTGGTACGTCCAGAGCCGCTCGGCCTCGGCGTAGTCGTCGCCGGTCAGCGCCACGATCAGCGTGCCGTCGGTGCGGTAGCCGACGTCTTCGCCCAGCTCGGCGGCGAAGGCCGGCCACCGCTTCGCCGACTCCACCAGCAGCCGGGTGAGCGGCTCCTCCCCGAAGTACGCCTCGGCGACCGGCCCGAGCATGCCGGCGGAGGCGTGCGCCGCGCCGCGCCGCCCGTCGTCGACGACGCTCACGCGCATGCCCCGCGAGGCGCACCGCCAGGCGATCGCCAGCCCGATGGGGCCGGCCCCGATGACGGTGACGTCGTTCATGTCAGCGCCTTCCACAGTTCCGCCGACGCTTGAGCCGGATCTTTCGCGTTCGCGATCGCGCCGACCACCGCCACCCCGTACGCGCCCGCCCGCCTCAGCTCGGGCACCCGGTCGGCGGTGACCCCACCGATCGCGATGACCGGTACGTCGACGGCGGCGGCCACGGCCGCGACCCCGCCCGGCCCGATCGGCGGCGGCAGCCCGTCCTTGGTGCTCGTGGCAAAGGCCGGCCCGACGCCCAGGTACGTGGCCCCGCTGTCGACAGCGGCCCGCGCCGTGTCGGGATCGCGGGCGGTCGCGCCGAGCACGGCGTGCCGGCCCAGCACCCGGCGGGCCGCGTCGACGGGCAGGTCGAGCGCCCCGACGTGCCCGCCCGCCGCGCCGACCGCGAGGGCGATGTGCAGCCGGTCGTTGACCAGCAGCAACGCGTCGCCGCATGCGGCCTTGACGCGACACGCCAGCTCGTACGCGTCCCGGTCGCTCGTGTCGTCCTCGACGCGCACCTGGATCGCGATGTCCCCACCGGTGGCGGCGACGGCGGCCCGTACGACGGCAAGCGGGTCGCGCCGGGCGTCGGTGATGAGATGAAGCCTAGGAAAGGACACGCCGCTCCTCCCTGCGCCGGCATTACCCGGATCAGGTTCGACGGTCGGGGGCTGCATGCCCCCTCTCAGCCCGGTGCACCGGGCTCCCGCGGGGTTGTACTCCTTGCGGCGAGACTACGACGCTGACCTCAAGGCGTAAAGGGCGGGACAGCGGGTGAGACTTCTGTTACGCCATGATGTCCCGATGCCTCGGCACGCCCACATCCCACCGCGGCTCGGTTTCCTCCCCTTCCGGGGCAGCGAGGCGATAGCCAGCGGCCGGCTCACCAAGGCCATGCTGCGCGGCCCTACGTGGTTCCGGCTCCTACCGGATGTGTATGTAAGTACTGCCTCCTTCGAGGAGCACCCAGACCATCGCATGTGGTGCGACGCCGTCGCGCTGTTGCTCCCCGAAGGCGCGGCGATCGGTGGGCTGAGTGCCGCGTACCTGTGGGGTGTGAACCTGCTGCCCCACGACGCGCCGGTCCATGTGGTGATCCCCGAACGGCGACGGCTTCGACCGCATCCGCGCATTGCGACCATCCGGTCTTCAGTCGCCACATCCGACGTCACGCGCTTTGCCAATGTGCCCGTCACCACGCCGGTGCGTACGGCCTTCGACCTCGCGAGGCGCCCACCTCGCGTGGACGCGCTCGTCGCTGTCGACGCGCTCTTACACCGGCGGGTTGTCAAGCTTTCCACGCTCGCGGCGTACGCCGAGGCGCACCGCGGTTGGCCGGGCGCCCGCCTCCTCGGCGAGGTGCTCGCCCTCGCCGAGGAGAAGAGTGAGTCGCCCATGGAGACGCGGCTGCGCCTGCTTCTCATCGACGGCGGCTTGCCCCGCCCGGTGGCTCAGCACGACGTCCTCGACAAGCTCGGCCGCTTCCTCGCCCGCCTCGATTTGGCGTACCCCGAGTTGCTGATCGGCATCGAGTACGAGGGCGATCACCACCGGGAACGGGCGACGTTCCGGCGGGACGTCGCCCGCCTCAACGCCCTCCGCGCGATGGGCTGGCTGATCCTCCGCTGCACCGCCGACGACATTTACCGACATTCCGCCCGGCTGATCCGCGACGTCACCGCCGCCCGGAAGGAGCGCGGCGCGTGACTGGAACGCCAGTGCTGTTATGGCGGGGGTTTAACAGCACTGGTGTTCCGGTCAGGGCACGGGGACCGTGGTGCGGACGGTCGCCTGGTCGACGTCGGAGATGCGGATCGTAAGGGTTAGCTCCCACTTGCCCGGGTACGGGAACGACAGCGGGCCGATCCCCTGGTTGCCGTCGATCGTCACGACGTCGTTCTTCAGCCCGTCGATGCCCTTCTCCGGAAGGGAGAGCGTCACTTTCCACTCCGCCACGTCCTGGACCGGCTTGCCCTCGGGCGTGTAGACGAACGCGTGCAGCGTGTTGTACTCCCCCAACTGCACCGGAAAGATCTCGAACTGTACAGAGTAGACAGAACTGTTCAGGGTAGTGGAAAAACCAACCGCCTGCTCGGCGGCGGCGGCTTCGACGCCGGCTGAGCGGCCCGGCGTCGTCTGCACGAGGGCCGAGCTGGCGACGAGGATGAACGCGGTGATGCCCAGTTCGACCGACGCGAGGCGGCGCACCCCACCGGGCGAACTGCGCAGCACCAGCCGCCGGGAGAAGAACGCCACCGCCAGCACGGCGATCAGCAGGCCGGCCTTCACGAGCAGGAGTTGGCCGTAGCGAGTGTCGAAGAGGCGGGCGAGGCCGCCGATCTCGATGACGGCCTGCAGCACACCGCCCAGCACGAGCCAGCACACCGCCGCGGTCGCCCACCTGGACCAGATGGGGAGGATGATGCCCAGCACGCGGTGGTCGGGCCCGCCGCGACGCAGGAGGAAGGCCACCAGCACGATCAGGCCGCCCAGCCACACCGCCATGCTGGCCAGATGCAGGACGTCCCCGACGGCCGAGACCGGCGGAATCGGCGAGGCGGCCGGGTGACCGGCGAACGGCCAGGTGAAGAGGCCGACGACGGCCGCTCCCGCGAGCGCGAACCGGGTGACCCGCCGGGCCTTGACCCGCAGCGCGGGGCGGATGAGCGCCGCCACGACGGCGATCACGAGCAGGCGCACCAGCAGGGCGACGCCGGTCTCGCTGGTCACCACCTGCTTCAGCTCCAGCGGCGAGACGTCGAACGGTCCGGCACCCGACGTGTACGGCGCTTGCAGCCACAGCGAGCACACCGTGCTCGCGGCGAGGAGCGACAGTCCGGCCCACACCAGGCGCAGCGGCCCGCGCCGCGATTGGCGCCGGGGCCAGAGCACCGCGAGCATCAGCAGCGGCCCGACGACGAAGGTCAGGCCGACATAACCGGCGTACTTCGCGGCGGAGAGCAGTACCGCCACCGCCGTGTTGTCCGTGGACACCTCGGGCGCGGTCTCGGACGGCGCGCCGACCGAAAACGTGTACGCGCCGGTGAGCGGGTGGCTGTCGGCGGAGATGATGCGGTAGCTGACCACGTACGTGCCGAGCGGCCGGTCAGCCGTCCGCACCGCGATGGTGAGCGTGGTGCCGGTCGCCACCGGGTCGCCGTCGTTGATGCGCTTGCCGTTCGGCGCGATGACCTGCGTCTTGCCGGGGATCACGCGGACCGGCTCGTTGAAGGTGAGCGCGATCGTGGTCGGCGCTGTGGCGACGACGGCGCCCTGCTGCGGGGTCGCGGTCACGAGGACCGCGTGTGCGCTGGCTGCCGTCGGGGCACCAGGAGCCCGAGGCACAGCCCGAGCAGCACTGCCCCCAGCCAGCGTCTCATGCCAGTAGTTCGGATCCCGGCGGGGAAAGGTTCAACGGTCACCACACCGGCTCGGGCGTCTCGACCACCTCGCCATCGCCGGCGAAGACGACAAACCGGTCGAACGACCGCGTGAACCACCGGTCGTGCGTCACCGCGATCACCGTGCCCTCGAAGGCGCGCAGGCCCTCTTCGAGGGCCTCCGCCGACGCCAGGTCCAGGTTGTCGGTGGGTTCGTCGAGCAACAGCAGCGTCGCCCCCGACAGCTCCAGCATGAGTACGAGGAACCGCGCTTGCTGCCCGCCCGAGAGGGTGCCGAAGCGCTGGTCGCCCTGCCCCGCCAGGTCATACCGGTTGAGCACCTTCATCGCGGCGTGCCGGTCCATGCCGGCCCGATGATCGTCGCCCCGCCACAGCACCTCGACCAGCGTCTTGTCGAGCAGTTCGGGATGGTCATGCGTTTGGGAGAAGTGACCGGGATGGACCCGGGCACCGAGCCGGGCCACCCCGGCGTGGGCCACCGAGGACGGATCGCCGAAGAGCCGTAGGAAGTGCGACTTGCCGGTGCCGTTCGCGCCGAGGACGGCCACCCGGTCGCCGTACCAAATCTCCAGGTCGAATGGGTAGGTGAGGCCGTCAAGCTCGAGCTGCTCGCACATCACGGCTCTCTTGCCGGTCCGCCCGCCGGTCAGGCGGATGCGGATGTCCTGGTCGCGCGGCGGCAGCGGCGGCGGCCCGGCCTCCTCGAACTTCCGCAGCCGGGTCTGCGCGGCCTGGTAGCGCGAGGCCAGGCCGTCGTTGTACGCGGCCTTCTGCTTGTACATCAGCATCAGCTCGCGCAGCTTCTGGTGCTCCTCGTCCCAGCGGCGGCGCGTCTCCTCCAGGCGGTCGTGCCGGGCCGCCCGGGCGTCGTGCCAGGACGCGAAGCCGCCGGGGTGCACCCACGCGCTCCCGCCCTCGACGGCCACCACCCGGTCGGCCGTTTGAGCCAACAATTCTCGATCATGCGATACGTAGAGGATGGACTTGCTCGACTCCCGCAGGCGCTCCTCCAGCCAGCGCTTTCCGGGCACGTCGAGGAAGTTGTCCGGCTCGTCGAGCAGCAGCACCTCGTCGGTGCCGCGGAGCAGCAGTTCGAGGGCGAAGCGCTTCTGCTGGCCGCCGGAGAGCGTGCGCACCGGCCTATCTCTCGTCTCTTCCCAAGGTCGCCCCATGACAATGGTCGACACGGTGTCGAAGAGGACCTCGGCGTCGTACCCGCCGGCCTCACCCCAGGCGGCCAGCGCGTTCGCGTACGCGATCTGCTGCCGCTCGGTGGTGAGCGAGGCGGCTGCGGCGGCCAGCCGCTCGCCGGCGGCCCGCAGCGCCGGCGGCGCCAGCGAGAGGGCGAGGTCGTGCAGCGTGGATTCATCTCCGATCATGCCGATGAACTGCCGCATCGCGCCCAGCCCGCCGGCGCGGGCGATGCCACCGGTCGGCACCGGCAGATCGCCGGCCACCATCCGCAGCAGCGTCGTCTTGCCGGCGCCGTTGGGCCCGACCAGGGCCACCTTGGCGCCCTCGCCGACCCGAAACGAGACGTCCCGGAAGAGCTCCCGCCCGTCCGGCAGCGTGTGCCCGACCCCGGCGACGTCCACATAACCCACGCAGGCATCCTGCCCGATGCCCTGTTACCCGTCACCTACTTTAAGAACACGAAACCCCTTCTGGCTGGCGTGCCGCTGCACCGTCCGGCCGCGGTCGACGAGCCACTGCTGGAGCGAGTCGGCGCCGAGGTGCCGGGCCACGACCAACCACGCCACGCCGCCCGGAGCCAGCCGGGGCAGCCAGCGGTCGAGCATCGCGTGCAGTTCCGGCTTGCCGATCCGGATGGGCGGGTTCGAGTAGATCGCGGCCAGCGCGACCCCGTCCGGGATGTCGGCCACCACCTCGATGTTCTCCGCCCCGACCCGCACGGCGTTCTCGGCGGCCAACTCGCGGGCGCGGGCGTTCACGTCGACGGCGTACACCGTGGCCTTGGGCACCGCGGTCGCCAGGACACAGGCGATGGGGCCATAGCCACAGCCCAGGTCGAGGAACGGACCGGCGGCGCCGGCCTCCGGCAGCGGGGCCTTGCGCAGGAGTACAGCGGTGCCGGGGTCGAGCCGGTCGGCGGAGAACACGCCCCCGCGGTGACCAACGTGAAGTCCCGGCCCGCGGCGGTGAAGCCGATCTCGCGGCGGCGTTCGGTCACGCGCGGCTCGGCGCTGAAGTAGTGCTCTCCGGTCACGTCGAGCATTCTCACACGGGGATCGCTCTATCGTGGATTGCGGCTTTTTGACCCAAATACCTAAGTTACCCTGTCCGGCATGGTTTATGGGCGACATGCCCACACAGGTCCCAGACACGCCCGCCCGGCGCTGGCGCCCGTCGCCGCCCTGCTCAGGCGGCCCCGGAAGCGGACCTGGCAGGCGCTGACCAGCGGGCTCAGCGCCGTGGCCCTGCTGATGGTGTGCGGGCTGAGCTCGTACTTCATCGTGGCGGACGAGCGGCAGGGGCGGGACGCGCAGGCGTCGGGCAGTGCCGCCCCCACCGCGCTCCCGCGCGACATCAGCTCGCGCGAGGTGGACGCGGCGCCGCTCACCACGGCCGAGGTCTTTCCCGGCCGGGAGATCCGCATCGGTCCGGGTGAACCGCCGTACCGGGTGCTGAAGACGCAGTCGACCGGGCGCTGCCGGCTCGCCGCCACCGGCGAGCTGGGCAAGCTGCTGGCCGACCTCGGCTGCGCCCAGGTCGTCCGGGCGACGCTGCGCTCGCCGACCGGCAAGTACCTGGTCACCGCGGGGGTGTTCAACCTCGACGACGTGGAGGGCGCCAACTGGGCGCACATGAAGATCAAGCCGATGGTGGACACGGGGAGGGGCCGCTTCGCCGGGTTGGTCGCGGGCCGGGGCACCGAGCCGGTCGCGCTGGCGTCCGCCCAGGTCGGCTGGCACGTGCGCGGGCACTACCTGGTCTACTGCGTGATCGCGCGCGCCGATGGAAAGACCATCACGGCGCGCGACCCGTACGCCCCGCAGATCCTCTTCGACATGATCGAACTGCACCTGCGCGGCACAGTCCTGGCGAAGCGGGCGACGCGGTCAGCCGCGTAGCCGGCGGGTCAGCTCGGCGCGCCGGGCGTACTCGACGGGATCCGCGGGGTAGCCGACCGCGACGAGGGTCAGGCCGTGCGCGGGCGCGACGGTGACCTCGCTGGAGCGTTCCCGGCGGGTCAGCAGCGCGGCCGGCCAGTCGACCGGGCGGCGGCCGTCGCCGGCGGCGAGCATCGCCCCCACCAGGCTGCGCACCATCGCTTGGCAGAACGCGTCGGCCTGCACGGTGGCGACCAGGATGCCGTCCGGGTCACGCCGCCAGTCGAGGCGGGAGATCGCCCGGATCGTGGTGGCGTTCTCCTTGCGCTTGCAGTACGCCGCGAAGTCGTGCTCGCCCAGGAGGCCCTCGGCGGCGGCGTTGAGCGCGGCCAGGTCGAGCGGGCGAGGCCAGGCGAGCGTGTCGTGGCGGGCCAGCGGCAGGGCGCCGTACGGGACGTCGGTGACCCGGTACTCGTACCGGCGGAACGTCGCGGAGAACCGGGCGTCGAAGTCGGCCGGCACCGCGGCGGCCGTGGTAACCCGCGCATCGGCGGGCAGCAGGGCGGCGAGGCGGCGTACCAGGGTCGGCGCCAGCCGCTCCCACGCGTCGTCCGGCAGGTCGACGTGGCAGACCTGGCCGGTGGCGTGCACCCCCGCGTCGGTACGCCCCGCCACGGTCAGGCCGGTCGCCGCGCCGGGTCCGAGGAGCCGGTCCAGTGCCGCGCAGAGCACGCCGGCGACGGTACGGCGCTCCGGCTGGGCCGCCCAACCGGAGAAGTCGGTGCCGTCGTACGCCACATCCAGCCGTACCCGCGTCATCCCCTCCTCCCCCTCCCAACGTGATCAAGGCGTCCTTCAAGTCGTTCTAACGACTTGAAGGACGCCTTGATCGCTATGCGGTGGTGCTGCTCAGTCCTTGACCTCGTCCTTGGCGCCGGGCGCCTCGGTGGCCTCGGCCTCGGGCTCGGGCTCGGTGGCTTCGCTCGACGCGGCCGGGGGCTCCTCCTCGCCGGCGAGCGCCTCGACCTTGTCCTGCTGGGCGGCCGCCTTGCGGGCGGTCTTCTTGGCAGCCTTCGCGGCCTTCGCCGGCGGCGCGACCACCAGCTCCTCGACCAGCTCGATGATCGCCATAGGCGCGGCGTCACCCTTGCGCGGACCGGTCTTCACGATCCGGGTGTAGCCGCCGCTGCGGTTGGCGTACCGCGGGGCGATCTGGTCGAACAGCTCGAAGACCACGTCCTTGTCCCGGACCACGGTCAGCACGCGACGCCGCGAGTGCAGGTCACCGCGCTTGGCCTTGGTGATCAGCTGCTCCGCGAGCGGGCGCAGCCGCCGGGCCTTGGTCTCGGTCGTGGTGATCTTGCCGTGCCGGAACAGCGACGTGGCCAGGTTGGCCAGCATCATCCGCTCGTGCGCGGGGCTGCCGCCGAGGCGGGCACCCTTGGTGGGCGTGGGCATCTTTTCGTGCTCCTGTAATCGGGCAGTCGCTAGAGCTGCTCGGTCTCGCGGTAGTCGTCGGAGTCGTAGTCAACCTCGCCGAAGGAGTCCACGACGTGCGCCGGGTCGAAGTTCGGAGCCGAGTCCTTCAGCCCCAGGCCCATCCCGGCGAGCTTCATCTTGACCTCGTCGATGGACTTCTGACCGAAGTTCCTTATATCGAGCAGGTCGGCCTCCGTACGCCCGATCAGCTCGCCGACGGTGTTGATGCCCTCACGCTTGAGGCAGTTGTACGACCGGACGGTGAGGTCCAGCTCCTCGATCGGCAGAGCCAGGTCGGCGGCCAGCTGGGCGTCCTGCGGGGACGGCCCGATGTCGATGCCCTCGGCGGTCTCGTCCAGCTCGCGGGCCAGGCCGAAGAGCTCGACCAGGGTCGAGCCGGCCGAGGCCAGCGCCGTACGCGGGCCGATCGACGCCTTGGTCTCGACGTCGATGATCAGCCGGTCGAAGTCGGTGCGCTGCTCGACACGGGTCGCCTCGACGCGGTACGTCACCTTCAGCACCGGCGAGTAGATCGAGTCGACCGGGATGCGGCCGATCTCGGCGCCGGCCTGCTTGTTCTGCGCGGCGGTGACGTAGCCGCGACCCCGCTCGACGGTCAGCTCCATGTCGAGCCGGCCCTTGCCGTTCAGGGTGGCGAGCTTGAGGTCGGCGTTGTGCACGGACACGCCGGCCGGGGGCTGGATGTCGCCCGCGGTGACGTCGCCGGGGCCCTGCTTGCGCAGGTACATGCTGACCGGCTCGTCGTGCTCGGAGCTGACGCACAGCTCCTTGACGTTCATGACGAGCTCGACCACGTCCTCCTTGACACCGGGGATCGTGGTGAACTCGTGCAGCACGCCGTCCACCTTGATCGACGTCACGGCCGCGCCGGGGATGGACGACAGCAGCGTGCGCCGCAGGGAGTTGCCGAGCGTGTAGCCGAAGCCGGGCTCGAGCGGCTCGATGGTGAACCGCGAACGGGTCTCGCTGATCGACTCCTCGGAGAGGGTCGGCCGCTGGGTGATGAGCACTGTGTTTCTCTTTTCTGCCGGGGCCGCCCACTATTTGACGACCGCGAACCTGACGGCCGGCGCGCCCAGGTCGACGCGCCGGCCCTCTCAAGCGTTACTTGGAGTAAAGCTCGACGATCAGCTGCTCCTGGACCTGC
Coding sequences within:
- a CDS encoding thiazole synthase; protein product: MRIAGVDFGSRLILGTGGASSLDVLDKAIVASGTELVTVALRRVDTAATMSGGLLDLLDRRGVRVLPNTAGCYTATEAVKVAHLAREAFETPWVKLEVIGDERTLLPDAVELMRAAEQLVADGFTVLPYTTDDPILARRLADAGCAAVMPAGAPIGSGLGINNPHHIRLIRQSVRVPVILDAGVGTASDAALAMELGCDGVLLASAVTRAADPVRMAAAMRHAVEAGWLAAGAGRIPKRFHALASTPDEGRPHL
- the thiS gene encoding sulfur carrier protein ThiS, with product MNVVVNGSARVLPDGATVAEAVTAVTDRQRGVAVAVNGEVVPRSGWPGAALRDGDQIEVLTAAQGG
- the thiE gene encoding thiamine phosphate synthase, whose product is MSFPRLHLITDARRDPLAVVRAAVAATGGDIAIQVRVEDDTSDRDAYELACRVKAACGDALLLVNDRLHIALAVGAAGGHVGALDLPVDAARRVLGRHAVLGATARDPDTARAAVDSGATYLGVGPAFATSTKDGLPPPIGPGGVAAVAAAVDVPVIAIGGVTADRVPELRRAGAYGVAVVGAIANAKDPAQASAELWKALT
- a CDS encoding type IV toxin-antitoxin system AbiEi family antitoxin gives rise to the protein MPRHAHIPPRLGFLPFRGSEAIASGRLTKAMLRGPTWFRLLPDVYVSTASFEEHPDHRMWCDAVALLLPEGAAIGGLSAAYLWGVNLLPHDAPVHVVIPERRRLRPHPRIATIRSSVATSDVTRFANVPVTTPVRTAFDLARRPPRVDALVAVDALLHRRVVKLSTLAAYAEAHRGWPGARLLGEVLALAEEKSESPMETRLRLLLIDGGLPRPVAQHDVLDKLGRFLARLDLAYPELLIGIEYEGDHHRERATFRRDVARLNALRAMGWLILRCTADDIYRHSARLIRDVTAARKERGA
- a CDS encoding copper resistance CopC/CopD family protein, with the protein product MTATPQQGAVVATAPTTIALTFNEPVRVIPGKTQVIAPNGKRINDGDPVATGTTLTIAVRTADRPLGTYVVSYRIISADSHPLTGAYTFSVGAPSETAPEVSTDNTAVAVLLSAAKYAGYVGLTFVVGPLLMLAVLWPRRQSRRGPLRLVWAGLSLLAASTVCSLWLQAPYTSGAGPFDVSPLELKQVVTSETGVALLVRLLVIAVVAALIRPALRVKARRVTRFALAGAAVVGLFTWPFAGHPAASPIPPVSAVGDVLHLASMAVWLGGLIVLVAFLLRRGGPDHRVLGIILPIWSRWATAAVCWLVLGGVLQAVIEIGGLARLFDTRYGQLLLVKAGLLIAVLAVAFFSRRLVLRSSPGGVRRLASVELGITAFILVASSALVQTTPGRSAGVEAAAAEQAVGFSTTLNSSVYSVQFEIFPVQLGEYNTLHAFVYTPEGKPVQDVAEWKVTLSLPEKGIDGLKNDVVTIDGNQGIGPLSFPYPGKWELTLTIRISDVDQATVRTTVPVP
- a CDS encoding ABC-F family ATP-binding cassette domain-containing protein: MGYVDVAGVGHTLPDGRELFRDVSFRVGEGAKVALVGPNGAGKTTLLRMVAGDLPVPTGGIARAGGLGAMRQFIGMIGDESTLHDLALSLAPPALRAAGERLAAAAASLTTERQQIAYANALAAWGEAGGYDAEVLFDTVSTIVMGRPWEETRDRPVRTLSGGQQKRFALELLLRGTDEVLLLDEPDNFLDVPGKRWLEERLRESSKSILYVSHDRELLAQTADRVVAVEGGSAWVHPGGFASWHDARAARHDRLEETRRRWDEEHQKLRELMLMYKQKAAYNDGLASRYQAAQTRLRKFEEAGPPPLPPRDQDIRIRLTGGRTGKRAVMCEQLELDGLTYPFDLEIWYGDRVAVLGANGTGKSHFLRLFGDPSSVAHAGVARLGARVHPGHFSQTHDHPELLDKTLVEVLWRGDDHRAGMDRHAAMKVLNRYDLAGQGDQRFGTLSGGQQARFLVLMLELSGATLLLLDEPTDNLDLASAEALEEGLRAFEGTVIAVTHDRWFTRSFDRFVVFAGDGEVVETPEPVW
- the truA gene encoding tRNA pseudouridine(38-40) synthase TruA; protein product: MTRVRLDVAYDGTDFSGWAAQPERRTVAGVLCAALDRLLGPGAATGLTVAGRTDAGVHATGQVCHVDLPDDAWERLAPTLVRRLAALLPADARVTTAAAVPADFDARFSATFRRYEYRVTDVPYGALPLARHDTLAWPRPLDLAALNAAAEGLLGEHDFAAYCKRKENATTIRAISRLDWRRDPDGILVATVQADAFCQAMVRSLVGAMLAAGDGRRPVDWPAALLTRRERSSEVTVAPAHGLTLVAVGYPADPVEYARRAELTRRLRG
- the rplQ gene encoding 50S ribosomal protein L17 gives rise to the protein MPTPTKGARLGGSPAHERMMLANLATSLFRHGKITTTETKARRLRPLAEQLITKAKRGDLHSRRRVLTVVRDKDVVFELFDQIAPRYANRSGGYTRIVKTGPRKGDAAPMAIIELVEELVVAPPAKAAKAAKKTARKAAAQQDKVEALAGEEEPPAASSEATEPEPEAEATEAPGAKDEVKD
- a CDS encoding DNA-directed RNA polymerase subunit alpha yields the protein MLITQRPTLSEESISETRSRFTIEPLEPGFGYTLGNSLRRTLLSSIPGAAVTSIKVDGVLHEFTTIPGVKEDVVELVMNVKELCVSSEHDEPVSMYLRKQGPGDVTAGDIQPPAGVSVHNADLKLATLNGKGRLDMELTVERGRGYVTAAQNKQAGAEIGRIPVDSIYSPVLKVTYRVEATRVEQRTDFDRLIIDVETKASIGPRTALASAGSTLVELFGLARELDETAEGIDIGPSPQDAQLAADLALPIEELDLTVRSYNCLKREGINTVGELIGRTEADLLDIRNFGQKSIDEVKMKLAGMGLGLKDSAPNFDPAHVVDSFGEVDYDSDDYRETEQL